One genomic segment of Penaeus monodon isolate SGIC_2016 chromosome 31, NSTDA_Pmon_1, whole genome shotgun sequence includes these proteins:
- the LOC119592984 gene encoding glycine-rich protein 5-like codes for MVSEKSSVAVAVLVVSLAALALASETRHYAPNTGVLEGVGGLHGAGIEGGVGHGLSDGLGHALGAGLSLGHGLDSAVGLGHGVAPGFGAGLSVGAGVGVGAGVGAGYANCKNWCKAPTGKYECCDDLKPGHCPPVRPTCPSVRSLLPPTPCTNDAYCPGADKCCYDTCLEYRTCKPISAFY; via the exons ATG GTTAGTGAAAAGTCTTCAGTGGCGGTGGCAGTGCTCGTGGTCTCCCTGGCGGCCCTCGCTCTTGCCTCCGAGACTCGGCATTACGCCCCAAACACAGGCGTCCTTGAGGGCGTGGGTGGCCTCCATGGTGCTGGGATTGAAGGTGGCGTAGGACACGGCCTCAGTGATGGATTAGGACACGCTCTAGGTGCTGGACTGAGCCTCGGACACGGCTTGGATTCCGCTGTCGGATTGGGACACGGCGTGGCACCTGGCTTCGGAGCGGGACTGAGCGTGGGTGCCGGCGTGGGCGTGGGTGCCGGTGTGGGCGCAGGATACGCCAACTGCAAGAACTG GTGCAAGGCCCCCACGGGCAAGTACGAGTGCTGCGACGACCTCAAGCCCGGCCACTGCCCTCCCGTCCGCCCCACATGCCCCTCCGTCAGGAGCCTCCTTCCTCCCACGCCCTGCACGAACGACGCCTACTGCCCCGGCGCCGACAAGTGCTGCTATGACACCTGTCTCGAGTACCGCACCTGCAAGCCCATCAGCGCCTTCTACTGA
- the LOC119592818 gene encoding fibroin heavy chain-like gives MTSQETSGFPRASSNRRSLDCLLYNLRQGNTSPQSAFAPKLKVSEKSSVTAAVLVVSLASLAFASETRHYAPNIGVLEGVGGLHGAGVVGGVGHGLSDGLGHALGAGLSLGHDLDSAVGLGHGVAPGFGVGLGVGAGVGVGAGVGAGYANCKNWCKAPTGKYECCDDLKPGHCPPVRPTCPSVRSVLPPTPCTNDSYCPGANKCCYDTCLEYRTCKSITAFY, from the exons atgacgtcacaggAGACCAGCGGATTCCCCCGCGCGTCCAGCAATCGGCGGAGCCTAGACTGCCTTCTATATAATCTTCGTCAAGGAAACACTTCGCCACAATCTGCCTTCGCGCCCAAGCTAAAG GTCAGTGAAAAGTCTTCAGTGACGGCGGCAGTGCTCGTGGTCTCTCTGGCGTCCCTCGCCTTTGCTTCCGAGACTCGGCATTACGCCCCAAATATAGGCGTCCTTGAGGGCGTGGGTGGCCTCCATGGTGCTGGTGTTGTGGGTGGCGTAGGACACGGCCTCAGTGATGGATTAGGACACGCTCTAGGTGCTGGACTGAGCCTCGGACACGACTTGGATTCCGCTGTCGGATTGGGACACGGCGTGGCACCTGGCTTCGGAGTGGGACTGGGCGTGGGTGCCGGCGTGGGCGTGGGTGCCGGTGTGGGCGCAGGATACGCCAACTGCAAGAACTGGTGTAAGGCCCCCACGGGCAAGTACGAGTGCTGCGACGACCTCAAGCCCGGCCACTGCCCTCCCGTCCGCCCCACATGCCCCTCCGTCAGGAGCGTCCTTCCTCCCACGCCCTGCACGAACGACTCCTACTGCCCCGGCGCCAACAAGTGCTGCTACGACACCTGTCTCGAGTACCGCACCTGCAAGTCCATCACCGCCTTCTACTGA
- the LOC119592820 gene encoding uncharacterized protein LOC119592820 has protein sequence MVSEKSSVTAAVLVVSLAALALASETRHYAPNTGVLEGVGGLHGAGVVGGVGHGLSDGLGHALGAGLSLGHDLDSAVGLGYANCKNWCKAPTGKYECCDDLKPGHCPSVRPTCPSVRSLLPPTPCTNDAYCPGADKCCYDTCLEYRTCKPISAFY, from the exons ATG GTCAGTGAAAAGTCTTCAGTGACGGCGGCAGTGCTCGTGGTCTCCCTGGCGGCCCTCGCCCTTGCCTCCGAGACTCGGCATTACGCCCCAAATACAGGCGTCCTTGAGGGCGTGGGTGGCCTCCACGGTGCTGGTGTTGTGGGTGGCGTAGGACACGGCCTCAGTGATGGATTAGGACACGCTCTAGGTGCTGGACTGAGCCTCGGACACGACTTGGATTCCGCTGTCGGATTGG GATACGCTAACTGCAAGAACTGGTGCAAGGCCCCCACGGGCAAGTACGAGTGTTGCGACGACCTCAAGCCCGGCCACTGCCCTTCCGTCCGCCCCACATGCCCCTCCGTCAGGAGCCTCCTTCCTCCCACGCCCTGCACGAACGACGCCTACTGCCCCGGCGCCGACAAGTGCTGCTACGACACCTGCCTCGAGTACCGCACCTGCAAGCCCATCAGCGCCTTCTACTAA
- the LOC119592807 gene encoding whey acidic protein-like yields the protein MRVPLEKMTVGKTYVLELAVLVGFLASCCEGGDSPIIFPTLKEGRCPIIRDECPPPGRISPPKCIDDASCSGENKCCFDICLRRNTCKPPRFLL from the exons ATGCGAGTGCCACTAGAGAAGATG ACCGTCGGCAAGACCTACGTGCTGGAGTTGGCCGTGTTGGTAGGATTCCTGGCCTCCTGCTGCGAAGGCGGTGATTCGCCAATCATCTTCCCTACCCTCAAGGAAGGCAGGTGCCCCATAATCCGCGACGAGTGCCCACCCCCCGGTAGGATCTCTCCCCCGAAATGCATCGACGATGCCAGCTGTTCAGGGGAAAACAAATGCTGCTTCGACATCTGTCTCAGGCGGAACACGTGTAAACCCCCCAGGTTCCTCTTGTAA